A region of the Corynebacterium falsenii genome:
ACGAGCACCAAAAACTCGCCATCGGCGATCTCGAGGTTCATGGACGTCACCGCATAGTTGCGGTCTTTGCCCGACCGGCCGATCTTCTTGAGACCTTTGGGGGCGGACAAATAGATGCGGCTTGCGCCGTCGAATGTTACGGAGGCCATGGAGCGGGCCATCTCCTTTGGGTTGAACTGGGACTATTAGCCCTTGAGCTTGGGCTTGATCTGGGACTCGTAGGCCTGCTGCAGGTCGCTCTGCAGGCGGCCCATGGTGGACTCAATGTTGTCGCCATTGACCAGGATGGACTCGAACGCGCCGCCGATCTTCTGGTCCGCGCCGGGGATAAACACGCGAGCGTTATCCTGCGAGCGGGTGTGCGGCAGCTGGTCGATGGCGGTCTGGTAGTTCGGGTGCTCCTGGAGGAACTTCTTCTCCTCCGGGTCGTTGGCGGCGTTGGTGCGTACAGGCATGTAGCCAACCTCGCGGGACCAGTACGCGGTGTTGGTGTCATTGGTGATGAAGTTGATGAACTTCGCGGCGTTGACCTTGCGCTCGTCGTCGATGCCCGAGGGGATGGCCAGGCCGGCGCCACCGGTCGGGCAGCCGCCGGTGCCGTTCGGGTTGGGCAGCGGTGCGGTGCCGACGTTGAACTTGGAGTTGCCCAGGATGCCGGAGAGGTCGCCGGTGGAGGCGATGGCGGATGTGTAGAGCCCCGCGGAGAAGTCGTTGGCGATGGACTGGGAGATAGACGCGTAGCCGTCCTTGGAGACGGTGGACTTCAGCCACTCGACGGACTTGATGGTGCCCGGGGAGGTGAACTTCATGTCCCAGCCGTCGGAGTAAGCGCCGCCAAGGGTCCACATGGGGCCTTCGAAGGTCCAGGAGAGGTAATCCACTGCGTTGCCCCAGCCGTGGGCCTTGGCATCGCCTATGACGCCCTTGAGCTTGTTTGCCCATTCATCCATCTCGGGCCAGGACTCGGGGCCGCGGTCCGGCAGGCCGGCCTTCTGCCACATGTCCTTGTTGTAGTAGAACAGCGGGGTGGAGCGGGCGAACGG
Encoded here:
- a CDS encoding ABC transporter substrate-binding protein → MSNFHPYALRSRTPFGGRVVNRRSFLTLAGVTAASSVALTACAGTGSNSTQGGDGKTITWWSSHPGQSKATEQELINRFQKEFPDLKVNLVDAGKNYEECAQKFNAALSGGDLPDVVMLSDVWWFNFALNKQITPVEDVAQKAGIDTSTFVKSLYEDYNLDGKHYAMPFARSTPLFYYNKDMWQKAGLPDRGPESWPEMDEWANKLKGVIGDAKAHGWGNAVDYLSWTFEGPMWTLGGAYSDGWDMKFTSPGTIKSVEWLKSTVSKDGYASISQSIANDFSAGLYTSAIASTGDLSGILGNSKFNVGTAPLPNPNGTGGCPTGGAGLAIPSGIDDERKVNAAKFINFITNDTNTAYWSREVGYMPVRTNAANDPEEKKFLQEHPNYQTAIDQLPHTRSQDNARVFIPGADQKIGGAFESILVNGDNIESTMGRLQSDLQQAYESQIKPKLKG